In Ectothiorhodospiraceae bacterium 2226, a single window of DNA contains:
- a CDS encoding MBL fold metallo-hydrolase, which translates to MRAWLLGSMGVLVLGAVALVVLATPAAPGDYAMQPVEVGPGVYAVPSAARDLPNPENKGWNANLAFVVTGDGVLVVDTGSSETIGRALREAVAGVTDQPVRWIVNTHAHGDHWLGNAAFETDAAVIASTPVRARIEQEAERWITLFDTMTEGATGASRVRLPDTLVDEHRVFDMGGTRVELIPSGDSHSEGDLVVWLPEARALITGDVLYSDRAPSLWDGDARQWSAFLGELIALEPAVVIPGHGSVSDVQGLKRLQAFIDQMWEVVAEGVDQGLADFEVVPVASERLAAFRPHYAGYDEKMSRSVAAVYAQVEQSLFAD; encoded by the coding sequence ATGCGCGCTTGGCTGCTGGGTTCGATGGGGGTGCTGGTGCTCGGCGCCGTGGCACTGGTGGTCCTGGCGACGCCCGCCGCGCCGGGCGACTACGCGATGCAGCCGGTGGAGGTCGGGCCGGGCGTCTACGCCGTCCCCTCCGCGGCGCGAGACCTGCCCAACCCAGAGAACAAGGGCTGGAACGCCAACCTCGCCTTCGTGGTCACCGGCGACGGCGTGCTGGTGGTCGACACCGGCTCGTCCGAGACCATCGGCCGCGCCCTGCGCGAGGCCGTCGCCGGCGTCACCGATCAGCCGGTACGCTGGATCGTCAACACCCACGCCCACGGCGACCACTGGCTCGGCAACGCCGCCTTCGAGACCGACGCGGCGGTGATCGCCTCCACGCCCGTGCGCGCCCGCATCGAGCAGGAGGCCGAGCGCTGGATCACCCTGTTCGACACCATGACCGAGGGCGCCACCGGCGCCTCCCGCGTGCGCCTGCCCGACACCTTGGTCGACGAGCACCGCGTGTTCGACATGGGCGGGACGCGCGTGGAGCTGATCCCTTCCGGCGACAGCCACTCCGAAGGCGACCTGGTGGTGTGGCTGCCCGAGGCGCGCGCACTGATCACCGGCGACGTGCTGTACTCCGATCGCGCGCCCTCGCTGTGGGACGGCGACGCGCGCCAGTGGTCCGCCTTCCTCGGCGAACTGATCGCGCTCGAGCCCGCGGTGGTCATTCCCGGCCACGGCAGCGTGAGCGACGTTCAGGGCCTCAAGCGCCTGCAGGCCTTCATCGACCAGATGTGGGAAGTGGTCGCCGAGGGCGTCGACCAGGGCCTCGCCGACTTCGAGGTGGTGCCCGTCGCCAGCGAGCGCTTGGCCGCATTCCGCCCGCACTACGCCGGCTACGACGAGAAGATGAGCCGCTCCGTCGCTGCCGTCTACGCGCAGGTCGAGCAGAGCCTATTCGCCGACTGA